The following nucleotide sequence is from Azoarcus sp. CIB.
CCAAGGTCTGACGCGAACCTGCCCTACGAACTGCACGACAACATCGAGCACCCTGCACGGTTGCGCGCCCAGTCGGGGCGGCGCGCTGCGAAACGTTCGCGGCCGGGCTGCTCGTCGTACGGACGGCGCATCACGTCCAGCAGTTCGATCACGAGCGAATCGTCGCCCTGCTCCGCCGCGTCGATCGCCTCCTGCGCGAGGTAGTTGCGCAGCACGTAGCGCGGATTGACCGCGTTCATGCGTGCCCGTCGCAGATCTGATGGCGATCCGTCCGCGCGAACCCGCGCGGCATAGCGCCCCAGCCACTCTGCGAATGCCGCCTCATGCGCGTGGAACTTGTCTTCCGCATAGAAGGCCCCGCGCAGCGGCGCGAGTGACGGCGCCTCCACGTCGACGCGGGAGAGTTCGCGGAACAGGATCGTCATGTCGACCTCCGCTTCGGTCATGAGCTCGTGCAAGGCTTCGACGAGTTCATCGTCCTCTTCTCGCAGCTCTTCGAGGCCGAGCTTTGCGGCAAGCATGCCGCGGCTTTCGGCCTCGTACACGGCTGCATAGCGTGACAGGCCGTCCTGCAGCGGTTCGACGTCACCGAAGGCGGGAAACAGCGCGTTCGCCAGCTGGAGCAGGTTCCACTGCGCGATATGCGGCTGGTTGCCGAAGCGATAGCGGCGCCCCTGCGCGTCGGTCGTGTTCGGCGTCCATCCGGGATCGAAGTTGTCGATCCAGCCGTAGGGACCGTAGTCGATCGTCAGCCCGAGGATCGACATGTTGTCGGTGTTCATCACGCCATGCACGAACCCCACACGCATCCAGTGGGCGACGAGCCGTGCCGTGCGTTCGCACACCGCATGGAACCAAGCGACCCGCCGCGCCGACGTGTCGCCGGTGATCTCGGGAAAATCGCGCGCGATCGTGAAGTCGATCAGCCGTTCCAGGACGTCCTGGTCGCCGCGCGCGGTGAAGATCTCGAAGTTGCCGAAACGGATGAACGACGGGGCCACGCGGCACACGACCGCGCCCGGTTCCGCCCGTGGCCGCCCGTCGTAGAACATGTCGCGGACGACCGTCTCGCCCGTGGCGACGATGCTCAGGGCGCGCGTCGTCGGGACACCGAGGTGATGCATGGCCTCGCTGCACAGGAACTCGCGGATCGACGAACGCAGCACCGCGCGGCCGTCCGCCCGGCGCGAGTACGGCGTCGGTCCGGCTCCCTTCAGCTGGAGCTCCCATCGCTCGCCGCGCGGATTGATGGCTTCGCCGAGCGTGATCGCCCGTCCGTCGCCGAGTTGCCCCGCCCAGTTGCCGAACTGGTGCCCGCCATAGCATGCGGCGTAAGGCTCCATCCCGGCCAGCAGCGCATTGCCGCCAAAGACCTGCGCGAACTCCGGCGAGCGGACATCGGCCTCGTCGAAGCCGACCAGCCGTGCGACTTCGGGAGACCAGGCGATCAGGCGAGGGGCCGCGACCGGCTTCGGCATCACGCGCGAGT
It contains:
- a CDS encoding protein adenylyltransferase SelO; this translates as MKILNFDNRFVRDLPGDPEESPHVRQVHGACYSRVMPKPVAAPRLIAWSPEVARLVGFDEADVRSPEFAQVFGGNALLAGMEPYAACYGGHQFGNWAGQLGDGRAITLGEAINPRGERWELQLKGAGPTPYSRRADGRAVLRSSIREFLCSEAMHHLGVPTTRALSIVATGETVVRDMFYDGRPRAEPGAVVCRVAPSFIRFGNFEIFTARGDQDVLERLIDFTIARDFPEITGDTSARRVAWFHAVCERTARLVAHWMRVGFVHGVMNTDNMSILGLTIDYGPYGWIDNFDPGWTPNTTDAQGRRYRFGNQPHIAQWNLLQLANALFPAFGDVEPLQDGLSRYAAVYEAESRGMLAAKLGLEELREEDDELVEALHELMTEAEVDMTILFRELSRVDVEAPSLAPLRGAFYAEDKFHAHEAAFAEWLGRYAARVRADGSPSDLRRARMNAVNPRYVLRNYLAQEAIDAAEQGDDSLVIELLDVMRRPYDEQPGRERFAARRPDWARNRAGCSMLSCSS